The window AGGGGGCGAATACGCCCTCGCCTTTCTGCCAAAAGTCGAAATCTGCCTCTGGGTCGACGACACCCGGGTCGAGGAAATCGTCAAGAAGATCGTCGAGATCGCCCGCACCGGTCGCATGGGGGACGGCAAGATCATGGTTCTGCCGGCCTGGGAAACGGGCGGCGAGGAGTTTAGTCTGGCCGCGATGAGCGCGACGACTACCAACCCACCGATCGCAAATCGATCACGGCGCTAGCGGTTGGCAAGTGTGATTCAGACGCTTACAATCCGAGCATTCCAGACGCAAACGATTTCCCTGCAAGAGGATGTTGCCAGCGGATTTTCGCATCCAGCGGCATTCGACGGCCGTATCGGAGTGGGAATTTCGACCGGCCTAAAACTTGCAACCATAACTGTGAAAAAACTGTCGCATTTTATGTTGACGGCCGCGTAGTCCGCAAATACACTAAA of the Planctomycetia bacterium genome contains:
- a CDS encoding P-II family nitrogen regulator, coding for MKQVIAVIKPFLVEKVLEGLKRAPIEACTVREVKGFGRQKSYLDQYEGGEYALAFLPKVEICLWVDDTRVEEIVKKIVEIARTGRMGDGKIMVLPAWETGGEEFSLAAMSATTTNPPIANRSRR